The proteins below are encoded in one region of Brachionichthys hirsutus isolate HB-005 chromosome 12, CSIRO-AGI_Bhir_v1, whole genome shotgun sequence:
- the sumo3b gene encoding small ubiquitin-related modifier 3 — translation MSEDKPKEGVKTENDHINLKVAGQDGSVVQFKIKRHTALHKLMKAYCERQGFAIRQIRFRFDGQPINETDTPAQLEMEDEDTIDVFQQQTGGGCS, via the exons ATGTCGGAGGATAAGCCAAAG GAAGGAGTGAAGACGGAGAACGACCACATCAACCTGAAGGTGGCCGGGCAGGATGGCTCCGTCGTCCAGTTCAAAATCAAGAGACACACCGCCCTGCACAAACTCATGAAGGCGTACTGCGAAAGACAG gggTTTGCGATTCGTCAGATAAGATTTAGGTTTGATGGACAACCGATCAATGAAACGGACACACCTGCGCAG CTGGAGATGGAGGACGAGGACACTATCGATGTATTTCAACAACAGACAGGAGGAGGCTGTTCCTAA